The window CTCGCCATCCCCGACATCTCGCGCCACCAACGTCTTGTGCCATATCACCGTCGGAATCTATTTCTTGTTCTCTTTAATCTTTGATTTATTTGGATCTTTTATGTGCTTGAGATTCTAATCGACAGTTTCTGTCTCTTTCattgtttgattttgattttattattgttcTTAATAACAGAATGAGACAACGTcatgaagaggaggaagaagatccGACGGAGGTGGTGCGGAGataaaagaggaagaagagatgcgGCGAGGTGAATGTGACGAGCTTACGGTGATGGATCCCGCGGAGACAATGAATCGTCAGATCTGAAGAAGCTGTGGTGTGGATATGGCAGAAGTTAGGGTCGTGGTGTGGAGGTGGAGCCAAGCACGAATAAGATAGAGGTGGCGGCTAGATGATTGAAGATACCAACCTAGAAATTTAGGtttagtttctatttttttcaaaacttggtttagcttggtttagtttggtttagtTTAATATACCAATCTTCAAATATGTAACTAATATCGATatattaagattttaaaatatttttatttgtattttttttttaatttttaatactataaataataacaaaaaatatacgcTATTAAAGAACATTTAATCACATACAAAAAAGTGTTATAATATATAGCAATACGATAGCAGTGCAAAAAACCACTATCCAATGTGTCTGACCTACTATGACGGGCGATGATACAGCGCTTCATAAACCGCTATCGTATCGTTAGATAGCGTTTTTTGTCCGCTAAGAAAAGCCATTTTTCTTGTAGTTCAGTTCATAATAGTTGgtaatatgaaaattaatatatgttcCTCGCATATTATTGGAAAAAGTAATTAATATTTCTGACACATTCGCTACACATTTCAAACCAAATTCTACTCTTAACGTCAACAGCATGTTACTTGTAATGTATCCTACTTGAATCATTTTATACTGTATATTATGTTAAGTTTAATAGGTTCCATGTCCATATCAGTTTCAATGTGAAATTCATAACAAAACCATATAGACGTTTTCACAACTGTATTCAACTATTCATCTATCTTTTAATTTGATGTATAGCAAAACTGTGTTAAAACacttttacatattttatttgtttatcagCTAATGCATCTTATATCATGATGTAGTACAGTAGTAGACTGGTTTAACGTTGATGACTGAAGTGTAAAGTAAGAAAAACAAACGCACATGCCTTCATGTGCGCtgcttttatattattttatttatattatattaatttaaagtgAATTATAAGTTCATCAACCGGTAGCTTTAAATGCCAATGATGTAAACATATATGCTGGTACTAGAAATCATTACTTGCAAAATCATATAATTTCTTTTGTGGTTGTGAATGTAATACCATTAAGATCGAAATAATGTGTGTTCACTCAAAATAGGTGATTAGGTTAATGATGTGATTTATCAACTTAAAACTGATTATAGTGAGCTCACTATTAGTTCTAAATTAATTCCTATATTTATCTTCCTCGTCTGTCCAGATAAAAAATGTGGATAATAGTTTCTTTCTCTGAAAGTATCGTGGATAACCAAACTGAGCCACACTGTATTTTGTTGACAGACATAGATTTGGCAAATCTCCTTTTACTGGATAAAAAAACTCGTATAaatcttaaattatttgattaatcatttatataaaataatacaaaatgCGGTTAATGacgaaataaataataatcattAGCTGCTTCAATTCTTATAGCGCGCTAATATAATTAGCCAAATTCAATTCTAATACACACATTGAcgaggaagaaaacaaaaaggcATTATTAACAGCTGTGCCACTCCGATTCTCGAGCGAAAATAGGTTCGACGGAGAATCTCTCCGGTGGTTTCTTCCGATCGGATTATGCTATTTCCTGCTGCGTCGGAGATTCTGCCATTGTTCTTCATCTCGTTTCTCTAGATCTCCCTTCCTCATTCACGGATTCAGATAAAACCAGGAGCCTCCTCTCAGGTTCGAGTTCCGTTGACTGTTCTtagttttgtgtgtgtgtgtttttttttgtttctttcttaatTGACGAGCGTGTGATAggtaaatttttgttttctttggtgTTGCAGGTGTAAGTAAGTAGTAAAAGCTCTGTTTACTCACTTGCACATGGAGTTACTCAAGATTCTTTCCTCCACATCGAACATTTTGCAGAAACGTCTGTGAAGTCCTTTGCAAACTTCTTAATAATTATCCAATCCCACAAGGTAATTcgtaggaaaaaaaatatataatataagagtAGGGTTGACACTTATGCAACATGCAAGGAAGAATTTTTGAGGGGGAGGACGGGACCATTTCAGAAAACTCCAAATCCTCTGCTATTGTATAATATGAAACTTCGTTTGTTTATGTCTTAAACAATGATGAAAAAAGAATCATTCTCTTCTGACATATATTGAATATATAACACGTGGAATGGAGTAGAGACAATGTTCTTTTGCCCAAGATATGGAATCAGACAAAAGTTCATTACTTGACTGACTCATGATGTACAATGATTATTATTTATCTGCCTCTTTATGTATAGACATGACATTGCTGCTTCCTGGTTTCTTTTGGGGTAGGATGAGGGAAGAGAAGTAAGGGATATGAAGATGGCTGCAGGAGAGGATCAGATGCAAGGATCTTCCGGGAGGGAAGAGAAGATTTTTGTTTCTGTTCGTTTGAGGCCACTGAATGTGAAAGAAAGGGTAAAGAACGAAGAGGCAGATTGGGAGTGTATCAACGATGAAACAGTCATATACAGGAGCCATCTTTCCCTTTCCGAGCGTTCCATGTACCCCACTGCGTACACATTTGGTAAGACTTGCTTACTTTTGCAGCTTCTTGATCAAACGTAATCCTTACTGAGCTTTCATATGCCTCTAGACAGAGTGTTTGGCCCTGAGCGTTGTACCAAGGAGGTGTACGATCAAGGGGCGAAAGAAGTGGCTCTCTCTGTTGTTAGTGGGGTTCATGGTAAGGCATGTCTATTACTGCTTTCTAGTCTTTTATCCACTGTGGCTCATGTTTGCTACAAATGTCACCTGGTTTCCAGCTAGTGTCTTTGCATACGGACAAACAAGCAGTGGAAAGACTTACACTATGAGTGGAATTACTGACTACGCCTTGGCAGATATATATGATTACATTGCACAGGTGAAGTTTAATTTATGATAGATTTCATAGTGTCTCCTTACCAAATTATTTCCATATTCATTGTGTGTATTCTGCAGCATAAGGAAAGAGAATTCGTTCTGAAATTCTCAGCTATGGAGATCTATAACGAGTCTGTAAGAGACCTCTTGAGTACAGACATTAGTCCACTCAGACTTCTAGATGATCCTGAGGTAAAATTTGACACTGGCTGATCATACTCTGACAACTTATGGAAATGGTTATGCATAATCTACTTAGCTGGTTATTTGCTTTTTGACAGAAAGGGACAGTTGTTGAGAAACTCACAGAGGAAACTCTGCGGGGCTGGAATCATTTTAAGGAGCTTTTATCAATCTGTATAGGTATTGCTTTTCGAAACGTGAATCTAAGTTAATACGTTTGATGTTTAGCATCAATTTGACTAGTATCATCTAATCATTCTAGATCAAAGACACATTGGAGAGACAGCTTTAAACGAAGTTAGTTCACGCTCTCATCAGATTCTGAGATTGGTAAGGCGTTTTGCTGATTTACATTATAGATTCAAAACTGCAGTATTCAGGTTGCTTTCTGGAGCTTAATTCTGACTGATATCTTTCACAGACGGTCGAAAGCACAGCACGTGAATATTTAGCGAATAATAAATTTAGCACACTCACTGCGACAGTGGTATGTACGTTGAATCCATCATGTATTCTCCTCGAAAAATAGGAAATAAATTCATAGGTTAAGAAATTATCCTGCAGAACTTCATTGATCTTGCTGGAAGCGAGCGTGCATCTCAATCATTTTCAGGTGGCACAAGGTTGAAAGAAGGTGGTCATATAAACCGAAGTTTACTAACACTAGGAACTGTCATTCGAAAGCTAAGGTTAGCACCTTTAGATTCAATGAAGTTCCCTGATTTGTGCCACCTTAGTCTGCTATTTATTCATTGAGTTTGTAAGCAAATTCACTGTCTTTCGTCTTTGATAGTTGAGTTTTCTAGCTGAAACATCTACCAAGTTATTCACAAATTGGTTCTATTAACATCTAATATGTGTATTGTATTTGAGTGTCTTCCTTTTACATTACTAAAATATATGGCTAGCATAATGCAGTAAAGGAAAAACTGGACACATTCCATTCAGAGACTCAAAGCTGACACGCATACTTCAGTCTTCATTGGGAGGAAACGCCAGAACTGCCATAATCTGCACCATGAGTCCTGCAAGAATCCACGTTGAGCAATCAAGAAACACTTTGTTGTTCGCAAGCTGTGCAAAGGAGGTGACAACAAATGCGCAAGTGAACATCGTCATGTCTGATAAAGTTTTAGTTAAACATTTACAGAGGGAATTGGCTAAACTGGAGAATGAGTTGAGAAGCCCTCGTCAAGCTCTTCCTGTGTCTGACACAACCGCATTACTGATTGAGAAGGATCTCCAAATTCAAAAGGTAATGCGATTTACTTCATTCAAGATATATAAAACAAGTCGTAGTATATAAATTCACTTCTCTAACCATCCTTTTGTATTTACTGGTAGCTGCATTCATACTGGTGATTTGTCTTAATATGTAAATCCATTCACTCTAAGAACTTTATGGTTTTTCATTACTTGCAGCTAAATAAAGAGGTGTTCCAATTAGCAAAACAATTAGAGGGGGCTCATACTCGGATTGATGATCTCCAACAAATTATTGGAGAATCACCAATAAAAGAGATACTTCCAACAAACTCAGAACATGCAAATGTACGTGAGTTTTACTGAAAACAAGAATAAACTATTCAactgtttgatttatttataaatcCCCTTTTTGGTATTCTTACAGTTGGTTCTTGGACATCAATACCCCAAGCTGCGGGTGCGCAGTTCATGGGAATCTCTATATATAACACCAGAAAGCCCTGCATCAGCTCAGCGATCCAGTATGATTTCCCCACAATCAACCGAGCACGGTTCTGACGAGAATGTCTTCCAGCTCACCGACTTTAGGATTGATTCTGGTGCAACTAGTCCAGGCCAACAATGCCTTTCATTTGTGACTCCTGGGAAATTCACAAAAGTTCGACTTAATATTCGTGGAGCAGAAAGTACAAACCACAAGGGGAAATCTGTAGATCAGGAGGAGAGGTTGCATGAAGTGGACGAACCAAGTGAGGTGGGTTCTGAAGATACTTGCACGGAACTTCGATGCATAGAAACAGAGAGCCCTGGTATCATCATGTCTCCCGAGCCAAACATGCTTCAAGACCGGTCTATGGCTATGAATGCGCTACCAGTATATGTACTAGATTCAAAGAACTTAAGACCACCAACAGAAattgtagaagaagaagagtgtgtAAAGGAAGTCAGTGCCGTCTTTATCGAACCAAAGGAAAAAGGTGAACCCGTCAAAACCTCCACACATTTGTCAGTAACTGACAGATCTTCTAACCTCAGAAGAGACCCTGGATTTCTAGATTCTGTCACCCTGTCTCCTGAAAAGCCTTATAGTTTGCATCTTGAGAAACAAAGAGTAGGAGGCGTGAGCCATACTAGAAGTCGAAGCTGCGGAACAAGCTTTGTATCcggttcttcctcttctttgtaTGAGCATGAGAGAGACGCTTACACACCACCAACCTGGTATCAGAAAGAAAGTGCTGAGAGCAATCTGAAACCGTCCAACATCAAGAGGCCGCCATTACCAACGCATTCTAGCCGGATGAGCATGCCAGCAACTTGGTTTGAGAAAGACTTCAACCGCAACCAAAGAACGCCAGCTGCTTTAGATGGTGTTAATAAGAGAAAGTCATCAATGAATAGCTCACAGGTGTCTTCCTCTAGCGCCCCTGTGTCTAGGCTTCAGACAAGTGGTAGAGCTTCCAACAGCcaggaggaaggtgatgagagTGGTCCCCAGAGGGACAAGCGAATCATTCATTTATCGGTTAGTTATACTTAGCTTGGTCTTGCTTTTCGCTTACCTATACTTGAGAATGTTGTATTTATCTTGAGAGCTACCTCTATGGCAGATGGAGGAAATAGAACAGAAGTTCTTGGCTCTGAGATCAACAAAGAGCTTCAAGGACGCTGCGGTGGACCCCATACAAGACTATTTAACCACGCCACTGAACTGGCCGTTGGAGTTCAAGAGACTGGAGATGGAGATTATAGAACTATGGCATGTTTGCAATGTTTCCATGGCACACAGAAGTtacttcttccttctcttcagAGGGGATGAGAAAGATTGCTTGTACATGGAAGTAGAACTCCGTAGGCTCAAGTACATTAGAGAAACCTttaccaacaacaacaaagctATTGAAAATGGACGCACTCTTACATCAATGtccaggtatatatatatatattcatcaaaAAGCACCTTACCTTTCTCTGGCGTTTTATGTCAAGAATGtattctctcttcttttcttttaactGTTTGGGCTGTGAAACAAAACAGCCTAAGGGCGTTGAACAGGGAGAGGTACAAGCTGAGTCAGCTGATGCAGAAGAAACTGacaaaagaagagagagagaacctGTTCTTGCGATGGGGTATTGGGCTGAACACAAAGCACAGACGGCTCCAGCTGGCGCATCGTGTCTGGTCAGAGAGCAAAGACATGGATCATGTACGAGAGAGCGCC of the Brassica rapa cultivar Chiifu-401-42 chromosome A03, CAAS_Brap_v3.01, whole genome shotgun sequence genome contains:
- the LOC103860696 gene encoding kinesin-like protein KIN-7G isoform X1, which encodes MKMAAGEDQMQGSSGREEKIFVSVRLRPLNVKERVKNEEADWECINDETVIYRSHLSLSERSMYPTAYTFDRVFGPERCTKEVYDQGAKEVALSVVSGVHASVFAYGQTSSGKTYTMSGITDYALADIYDYIAQHKEREFVLKFSAMEIYNESVRDLLSTDISPLRLLDDPEKGTVVEKLTEETLRGWNHFKELLSICIDQRHIGETALNEVSSRSHQILRLTVESTAREYLANNKFSTLTATVNFIDLAGSERASQSFSGGTRLKEGGHINRSLLTLGTVIRKLSKGKTGHIPFRDSKLTRILQSSLGGNARTAIICTMSPARIHVEQSRNTLLFASCAKEVTTNAQVNIVMSDKVLVKHLQRELAKLENELRSPRQALPVSDTTALLIEKDLQIQKLNKEVFQLAKQLEGAHTRIDDLQQIIGESPIKEILPTNSEHANLVLGHQYPKLRVRSSWESLYITPESPASAQRSSMISPQSTEHGSDENVFQLTDFRIDSGATSPGQQCLSFVTPGKFTKVRLNIRGAESTNHKGKSVDQEERLHEVDEPSEVGSEDTCTELRCIETESPGIIMSPEPNMLQDRSMAMNALPVYVLDSKNLRPPTEIVEEEECVKEVSAVFIEPKEKGEPVKTSTHLSVTDRSSNLRRDPGFLDSVTLSPEKPYSLHLEKQRVGGVSHTRSRSCGTSFVSGSSSSLYEHERDAYTPPTWYQKESAESNLKPSNIKRPPLPTHSSRMSMPATWFEKDFNRNQRTPAALDGVNKRKSSMNSSQVSSSSAPVSRLQTSGRASNSQEEGDESGPQRDKRIIHLSMEEIEQKFLALRSTKSFKDAAVDPIQDYLTTPLNWPLEFKRLEMEIIELWHVCNVSMAHRSYFFLLFRGDEKDCLYMEVELRRLKYIRETFTNNNKAIENGRTLTSMSSLRALNRERYKLSQLMQKKLTKEERENLFLRWGIGLNTKHRRLQLAHRVWSESKDMDHVRESASVVGKLMGFVDMDLASREMFGLNFSLKPRPKKSSLWKRSVLSLSIL
- the LOC103860696 gene encoding kinesin-like protein KIN-7G isoform X2; translation: MSGITDYALADIYDYIAQHKEREFVLKFSAMEIYNESVRDLLSTDISPLRLLDDPEKGTVVEKLTEETLRGWNHFKELLSICIDQRHIGETALNEVSSRSHQILRLTVESTAREYLANNKFSTLTATVNFIDLAGSERASQSFSGGTRLKEGGHINRSLLTLGTVIRKLSKGKTGHIPFRDSKLTRILQSSLGGNARTAIICTMSPARIHVEQSRNTLLFASCAKEVTTNAQVNIVMSDKVLVKHLQRELAKLENELRSPRQALPVSDTTALLIEKDLQIQKLNKEVFQLAKQLEGAHTRIDDLQQIIGESPIKEILPTNSEHANLVLGHQYPKLRVRSSWESLYITPESPASAQRSSMISPQSTEHGSDENVFQLTDFRIDSGATSPGQQCLSFVTPGKFTKVRLNIRGAESTNHKGKSVDQEERLHEVDEPSEVGSEDTCTELRCIETESPGIIMSPEPNMLQDRSMAMNALPVYVLDSKNLRPPTEIVEEEECVKEVSAVFIEPKEKGEPVKTSTHLSVTDRSSNLRRDPGFLDSVTLSPEKPYSLHLEKQRVGGVSHTRSRSCGTSFVSGSSSSLYEHERDAYTPPTWYQKESAESNLKPSNIKRPPLPTHSSRMSMPATWFEKDFNRNQRTPAALDGVNKRKSSMNSSQVSSSSAPVSRLQTSGRASNSQEEGDESGPQRDKRIIHLSMEEIEQKFLALRSTKSFKDAAVDPIQDYLTTPLNWPLEFKRLEMEIIELWHVCNVSMAHRSYFFLLFRGDEKDCLYMEVELRRLKYIRETFTNNNKAIENGRTLTSMSSLRALNRERYKLSQLMQKKLTKEERENLFLRWGIGLNTKHRRLQLAHRVWSESKDMDHVRESASVVGKLMGFVDMDLASREMFGLNFSLKPRPKKSSLWKRSVLSLSIL